One window of the Pyxicephalus adspersus chromosome 5, UCB_Pads_2.0, whole genome shotgun sequence genome contains the following:
- the NDUFV2 gene encoding NADH dehydrogenase [ubiquinone] flavoprotein 2, mitochondrial codes for MFLCSRLRAGVTRSVRRYLHNTARCTAGGGASFVHRDTPENNPDTPFDFTPENYKRIEAIVGNYPEGHKAAAVIPVLDLAQRQNGWLPISAMNKVAEVLQMPAMRVYEVATFYTMFNRKPVGKYHIQICTTTPCMLRDSDSILEAIQKKLGIHVGETTPDKLFTLTEVECLGACVNAPMVQINDNYYEDLLPTDIENIIDDLKSGKVPTPGPRNGRFSCEPAGGLTSLTGPPNGPGFGVRADL; via the exons ATGTTTCTGTGTTCGAGGCTCCGGGCTGGGGTGACACGATCG gtcagaCGATACCTACATAATACTGCAAGATGCACTGCAGGCGGTGGAGCCTCTTTTGTG cacaGAGATACCCCTGAGAACAACCCAGATACACCCTTTGACTTCACTCCAGAAAATTACAAG cGCATAGAAGCTATAGTTGGCAACTACCCAGAAGGTCACAAAGCTGCAGCTGTAATTCCAGTGCTGGATTTGGCACAAAGACAAAATGGATGGCTGCCTATCTCTGCAATGAACAAG gTAGCTGAAGTTTTGCAGATGCCTGCCATGCGAGTTTATGAAGTGGCCACATTCTATACCATGTTTAACAGGAAACCAGTAGGAAAATACCATATTCAAATCTGTACAACCACACCTTGTATGCTTAGAGATTCAGATTCAATATTGGAAGCCATCCAGAAAAAGCTTG GAATACATGTGGGAGAAACCACACCTGATAAACTGTTCACACTGACAGAGGTTGAATGTCTTGGAGCCTGTGTAAATGCACCAATGGTACAAATAAATGACAACTACTAT GAGGATCTTTTGCCAACGGatattgaaaatataattgaTGACTTGAAATCTGGCAAAGTACCCACTCCTGGACCCAG GAATGGTCGTTTCTCATGTGAACCTGCTGGAGGACTAACTTCCCTGACTGGACCTCCAAACGGACCAGGCTTTGGTGTGCGTGCAGACCTCTAA